The proteins below are encoded in one region of Nasonia vitripennis strain AsymCx chromosome 3 unlocalized genomic scaffold, Nvit_psr_1.1 chr3_random0009, whole genome shotgun sequence:
- the LOC116416859 gene encoding uncharacterized protein LOC116416859 isoform X2, with the protein MNSRDETLQLDMNILSLEEAARLLEVLKATEDRVVGLRGPVSHYSDAGRAGATTSTPRDDDQTYSMNEITKLLRESTMTQVKLSERLVEGMKSLVEENAKMNQNFERFTTKISGDVQQLMRSVDSLKLRGQDGQAVKDWQEKPTLSANNKPSIVSCTRPAEPIKLHPRGRGRGFRPANRNPLTLLAPGPREFGPAEPRCSSTLVADSYEWNEKNEVRREQSPYKDWRVESAERLGIALDDLNNN; encoded by the exons ATGAATTCTAGGGACGAAACACTCCAACTAG ACATGAACATCCTCAGTTTGGAAGAAGCAGCCAGACTCCTGGAAGTGTTGAAAGCTACAGAGGATCGAGTGGTAGGGTTGAGAGGACCCGTAAGCCACTACAGCGACGCAGGGAGAGCAGGAGCCACTACGTCCACGCCCAGGGATGACGACCAGACATACAGCATGAATGAGATCACCAAGCTGTTGCGTGAGAGCACCATGACTCAAGTCAAGCTCAGCGAAAGGCTGGTAGAAGGAATGAAGTCCCTCGTGGAGGAGAATGCTAAGATGAATCAAAACTTCGAAAGGTTCACAACCAAGATCAGCGGAGATGTACAGCAACTGATGAGGTCCGTTGATAGTCTGAAGCTCAGAGGGCAGGATGGACAGGCAGTAAAAGATTGGCAGGAGAAGCCAACTCTTTCAGCCAACAACAAGCCAAGCATCGTCAGCTGTACACGCCCGGCAGAACCGATCAAGCTGCATCCACGAGGACGCGGACGTGGCTTTCGACCAGCAAACCGCAATCCGCTCACGCTTTTGGCTCCTGGACCAAGGGAGTTCGGACCTGCTGAACCCAGGTGCTCGTCCACACTAGTGGCCGACTCGTACGAATGGAACGAGAAAAATGAAGTAAGGAGAGAACAGTCGCCATATAAAGATTGGCGCGTTGAATCCGCCGAACGTCTTGGAATCGCGCTCGACGATTTGAAT